One genomic region from Balaenoptera musculus isolate JJ_BM4_2016_0621 chromosome X, mBalMus1.pri.v3, whole genome shotgun sequence encodes:
- the GEMIN8 gene encoding gem-associated protein 8, which produces MAAEPATAQALESWSSHPVYARYWQHYHQAMAWMRSHQNAYRKAVKSFSTSPWYFSAMGPPQSAYANKGRSPQSCYKRPPASRDSHRRHSRAGGRGPHPRGREQPAWSAEEEKEKESESDDGGIECDVSNMEITEELRQYFAQTERHQEERRRQQQLDAARLEDYVNADHDLYRDRRRRSALPPAERPGERRRAEMRHLYGSSAAKIQAMEAAVQLSFDKHCDRKQPKYWPVIPLKF; this is translated from the exons ATGGCAGCagag CCGGCAACAGCGCAAGCTCTGGAGTCTTGGTCCTCTCACCCGGTCTACGCAAGATACTGGCAACATTACCATCAAGCGATGGCGTGGATGCGCAGCCATCAGAATGCCTACAGGAAGGCCGTGAAATCTTTCAGCACCTCCCCGTGGTACTTTTCTGCCATGGGCCCTCCCCAGAGCGCTTATGCCAACAAGGGCAGAAGCCCTCAGTCCTGCTACAAGCGCCCCCCAGCCTCCCGGGACTCCCACCGCCGTCATTCACGCGCTGGCGGGCGTGGACCACATCCACGCGGCAGAGAACAGCCAGCTTGGTCcgcagaggaggagaaggagaaagagagcgAGTCCGACGATGGCGGCATAGAATGCGACGTGAGCAACATGGAGATCACGGAGGAGCTACGCCAGTACTTCGCCCAGACCGAGAGGCACCAGGAGGAGCGCC GGCGACAGCAGCAGCTGGACGCGGCGCGCCTGGAAGACTACGTGAACGCGGATCACGACCTGTACCGCGACAGGCGCCGCCGCTCCGCGCTGCCCCCGGCTGAGCGGCCCGGCGAGCGGCGCCGAGCCGAGATGCGGCACCTGTACGGGTCCAGCGCCGCCAAGATCCAGGCCATGGAGGCGGCCGTGCAGCTCAGCTTCGACAAGCACTGCGACCGCAAGCAGCCGAAGTACTGGCCAGTCATCCCGCTCAAGTTCTGA